The Mycolicibacterium smegmatis genome has a window encoding:
- a CDS encoding SDR family oxidoreductase encodes MAEVLVTGGDTELGRAIAQGFRDAGHNVVIAGARRDDLEVAAKELDIESIVFDNTDAASLEAVRGQFPHHLDTLVNVPAPRWEAKDPRTYTLADLASAWRNNLDATVVSAALTVQIVGDHLRSGGSIVNVLPESAKEGSVEAAIKAALSDWTAGQADFFGTRGITINAVAAGRSAEQAYDGLTRTPPSVADEFTRLALFLSTPAARHITGQTLHVSRGALATV; translated from the coding sequence ATGGCGGAGGTGCTGGTCACCGGCGGCGACACCGAACTCGGACGCGCGATCGCGCAGGGTTTTCGGGACGCAGGCCACAATGTGGTGATCGCGGGCGCCCGCCGCGACGATCTTGAGGTCGCCGCCAAGGAACTGGATATCGAATCGATCGTCTTCGACAACACCGACGCAGCGAGCCTCGAAGCCGTGCGCGGCCAGTTCCCGCACCACCTCGACACCCTGGTCAACGTGCCCGCCCCGCGCTGGGAGGCCAAGGATCCCCGTACCTACACGCTCGCCGACCTGGCCTCGGCGTGGCGCAACAACCTCGACGCGACCGTGGTGTCGGCGGCGCTGACGGTGCAGATCGTGGGCGACCACCTCCGCTCCGGCGGTTCGATCGTCAACGTCCTGCCGGAGAGCGCCAAGGAGGGCAGCGTCGAGGCCGCGATCAAAGCCGCGCTGTCGGACTGGACCGCCGGACAGGCGGATTTCTTCGGCACCCGGGGCATCACCATCAACGCGGTCGCCGCGGGTCGCAGCGCCGAGCAGGCCTACGACGGGCTGACCCGCACTCCCCCGTCGGTCGCCGACGAGTTCACCAGGCTGGCGCTGTTCCTGTCGACGCCGGCCGCGCGGCACATCACCGGGCAGACGCTGCACGTCAGCCGCGGTGCGCTCGCCACCGTCTGA
- a CDS encoding LLM class F420-dependent oxidoreductase yields MTIRLALQIPNFSYGTGVEELFPTVIAQAKEAEDAGFDTVFVMDHFYQLPGIGEPEEPMLEAYTALGGLATATERVQLGTLVTGNTYRNPTLLAKAITTLDVVSRGRAVLGLGTGWFELEHDQLGYEFGTFTQRFEKLDEALQIILPMLKGERPTFSGKYYRTENALANPRFRDHIPLMIGGSGEKKTIPMAVRHFDHLNVIAGFDELARKLDVIKKNCDEIDRDPATLETSVLLSAIIDENASLDAIPEPFRQRSVVGTPEQIAEQVKTKVLDLGIDGVAINIPTWQLGYRPGDITAIGEALKPLISG; encoded by the coding sequence GTGACAATCCGACTCGCTCTCCAGATTCCCAACTTCAGCTACGGCACCGGCGTCGAAGAACTCTTCCCCACCGTCATCGCGCAGGCCAAAGAAGCCGAGGACGCGGGGTTCGACACCGTGTTCGTGATGGACCACTTCTACCAATTGCCGGGCATCGGTGAACCCGAGGAACCGATGCTGGAGGCCTACACCGCGCTCGGCGGCCTGGCCACCGCGACCGAACGCGTGCAACTGGGCACGCTCGTCACGGGCAACACCTACCGCAATCCCACCCTGCTGGCCAAGGCCATCACGACGCTCGACGTGGTCAGCCGCGGCCGCGCGGTGCTCGGCCTCGGCACCGGGTGGTTCGAACTCGAGCACGACCAACTCGGTTACGAATTCGGCACATTCACGCAGCGCTTCGAAAAGCTCGACGAGGCACTGCAGATCATCCTGCCGATGCTCAAAGGCGAGCGCCCCACGTTCAGCGGGAAGTACTACCGCACCGAGAACGCGCTGGCCAATCCCCGCTTCCGCGACCACATTCCGTTGATGATCGGCGGTAGCGGCGAGAAGAAGACGATCCCCATGGCCGTCCGCCACTTCGACCACCTCAACGTGATCGCCGGATTCGACGAACTGGCGCGCAAACTCGACGTCATCAAGAAGAACTGCGACGAGATCGACCGGGATCCGGCGACGCTGGAGACCAGCGTGCTGCTGAGCGCGATCATCGACGAGAACGCATCACTCGACGCGATCCCCGAACCGTTCAGGCAGCGCAGCGTCGTGGGAACGCCCGAGCAGATCGCCGAACAGGTCAAGACCAAGGTGCTCGATCTGGGCATCGACGGCGTCGCGATCAACATCCCCACGTGGCAGCTCGGATACCGCCCAGGAGACATCACAGCCATCGGCGAAGCGTTGAAACCACTGATATCTGGGTAG
- a CDS encoding NAD(P)/FAD-dependent oxidoreductase, which translates to MSHPGATASDRHKVVIIGSGFGGLTAAKTLKRADVDVKLIARTTHHLFQPLLYQVATGIISEGEIAPATRVILRKQKNAQVLLGDVTHIDLENKTVDSVLLGHTYSTPYDSLIIAAGAGQSYFGNDHFAEFAPGMKSIDDALELRGRILGAFEQAERSSDPVRRAKLLTFTVVGAGPTGVEMAGQIAELADQTLRGSFRHIDPTEARVILLDAAPAVLPPMGEKLGKKARARLEKMGVEVQLGAMVTDVDRNGITVKDSDGTIRRIESACKVWSAGVSASPLGKDLAEQSGVELDRAGRVKVQPDLTLPGHPNVFVVGDMAAVEGVPGVAQGAIQGGRYAAKIIKREVSGTSPKIRTPFEYFDKGSMATVSRFSAVAKVGPVEFAGFFAWLCWLVLHLVYLVGFKTKIVTLLSWGVTFLSTKRGQLTITEQQAYARTRIEELEEIAAAVQDTEKAAS; encoded by the coding sequence ATGAGCCATCCCGGAGCTACGGCGTCGGATCGGCATAAAGTCGTCATCATCGGTTCGGGTTTCGGTGGTCTCACCGCTGCCAAGACCCTCAAGCGCGCTGACGTCGACGTCAAGCTAATCGCCCGTACCACGCACCACCTCTTCCAGCCGCTGCTCTACCAGGTGGCGACCGGCATCATCTCCGAGGGCGAGATCGCCCCGGCCACTCGAGTGATCCTCCGCAAGCAGAAGAACGCCCAGGTCCTTCTCGGCGATGTGACGCACATCGATCTGGAGAACAAGACCGTGGATTCGGTGCTGCTCGGTCACACCTACTCGACGCCCTACGACAGCCTCATCATCGCCGCGGGCGCGGGTCAGTCCTACTTCGGCAACGACCACTTCGCCGAGTTCGCACCCGGCATGAAGTCGATCGACGATGCGCTGGAGTTGCGCGGTCGCATCCTCGGCGCGTTCGAACAGGCCGAGCGCTCCAGCGACCCGGTGCGCCGCGCGAAGTTGCTGACGTTCACCGTCGTCGGCGCGGGCCCGACCGGCGTCGAGATGGCCGGACAGATCGCCGAATTGGCCGACCAGACTTTGCGGGGCAGCTTCCGCCACATCGATCCCACCGAGGCCCGGGTGATCCTGCTCGACGCCGCACCGGCCGTGCTACCGCCCATGGGCGAGAAGCTCGGCAAGAAGGCGCGGGCCCGTCTGGAGAAGATGGGCGTCGAGGTCCAGCTGGGTGCGATGGTCACCGACGTCGACCGCAACGGCATCACCGTCAAGGATTCCGACGGGACCATCCGTCGCATCGAGTCGGCGTGCAAGGTGTGGTCGGCCGGTGTGTCGGCCAGCCCTCTCGGCAAGGATCTCGCCGAGCAGTCGGGTGTCGAACTCGACCGCGCGGGCCGGGTCAAGGTACAGCCCGACCTGACGCTGCCCGGTCACCCGAACGTGTTCGTCGTGGGCGACATGGCGGCCGTCGAGGGCGTGCCCGGTGTGGCGCAGGGCGCCATCCAGGGTGGCCGCTACGCCGCGAAGATCATCAAGCGTGAGGTCAGTGGCACCAGCCCGAAGATCCGCACGCCGTTCGAGTACTTCGACAAGGGCTCGATGGCGACGGTGTCGAGGTTCTCCGCGGTGGCCAAGGTGGGTCCCGTCGAGTTCGCGGGCTTCTTCGCCTGGTTGTGCTGGCTCGTGCTGCACCTGGTGTACCTGGTCGGGTTCAAGACGAAGATCGTCACACTGCTGTCGTGGGGCGTGACGTTCCTGAGCACCAAGCGTGGTCAGCTCACCATCACCGAGCAGCAGGCCTATGCGCGAACCCGCATCGAGGAGCTCGAGGAGATCGCGGCGGCGGTGCAGGACACCGAGAAAGCCGCGTCCTAG
- a CDS encoding urease accessory protein UreD, with amino-acid sequence MHSQVLIVAVPGRLPRIEATGGLAGRCTQPDTVHLVSTAATPLGGDTLRVRVVVEAGARLRIRTVAATLVLPGTETLLSEAVWDIEVAGELDLDPQPTVVAGGSAHHTQTRLQLADSARVRIREQIQIGRSNERAGFWSGLLHADAAGAPLLRHRIELGSGALGDDEIAAPRACISEMRYPEPTFDAPDQLVLGLARGGSLATWQGDRLPAD; translated from the coding sequence ATGCACTCGCAGGTCCTCATCGTGGCCGTGCCGGGGCGGCTGCCGCGGATCGAGGCCACCGGGGGGCTGGCCGGCCGCTGCACGCAACCCGACACCGTGCACCTGGTGTCGACGGCGGCCACCCCGCTGGGCGGCGACACGCTGCGGGTGCGCGTGGTCGTCGAGGCAGGCGCCCGGCTGCGGATTCGTACGGTTGCCGCGACGCTCGTGCTCCCCGGCACCGAAACCCTGCTCTCCGAGGCGGTTTGGGACATCGAGGTCGCGGGCGAACTGGACCTGGACCCGCAACCGACCGTGGTGGCCGGCGGTTCGGCACATCACACGCAAACCCGGTTGCAGCTCGCCGATTCCGCGCGGGTGCGCATCCGCGAGCAGATCCAGATCGGCAGATCGAACGAGAGAGCCGGTTTCTGGTCGGGGCTGCTGCACGCCGACGCGGCCGGAGCGCCGCTGCTGCGGCACCGCATCGAGCTGGGATCCGGCGCACTCGGTGACGACGAGATCGCCGCCCCACGCGCATGCATCAGCGAAATGCGTTATCCGGAGCCGACTTTCGATGCGCCAGACCAACTGGTGCTGGGCTTGGCCCGCGGCGGCAGCCTGGCCACCTGGCAGGGTGACCGGCTGCCTGCCGACTGA
- the ureG gene encoding urease accessory protein UreG: MPPHFLDGEPHTHTDRPKRVRKPGEPLRIGVGGPVGSGKTALVAALCRQLRDELSLAVLTNDIYTTEDADFLRRNAVLPDERIAAVQTGGCPHTAIRDDITANLDAIDDLIEMNPALDLILVESGGDNLTATFSSGLVDVQIFVVDVAGGDKVPRKGGPGVTFSDLLVVNKTDLAPLVGADLDVMRRDAAKVRAERPTALISLTEDPTAGPVLDWVREQLRVAAAQTV, encoded by the coding sequence ATGCCACCGCATTTCCTCGACGGTGAACCCCACACCCACACCGACCGGCCCAAACGGGTGCGCAAACCCGGTGAACCGCTGCGCATCGGGGTGGGCGGCCCGGTCGGCTCGGGCAAGACCGCACTCGTGGCGGCGCTGTGCCGTCAGCTGCGCGACGAACTGTCACTGGCGGTGCTCACCAACGACATCTACACCACCGAGGACGCGGACTTCCTGCGCCGCAACGCGGTGCTGCCCGACGAGCGGATCGCGGCCGTGCAGACCGGCGGGTGCCCACACACCGCGATCCGGGACGACATCACCGCCAATCTCGACGCGATCGACGATCTGATCGAGATGAACCCGGCGCTCGACCTCATCCTCGTCGAGTCGGGCGGCGACAACCTCACCGCCACGTTCTCCTCGGGACTCGTGGACGTGCAGATCTTCGTCGTCGACGTGGCCGGCGGCGACAAGGTGCCACGCAAGGGCGGTCCGGGCGTCACGTTCTCGGATCTGTTGGTGGTCAACAAGACCGACCTCGCGCCGCTGGTGGGTGCGGATCTGGACGTGATGCGCCGCGATGCGGCCAAGGTGCGCGCGGAGCGGCCCACCGCGCTGATCTCACTGACCGAGGATCCGACGGCCGGTCCGGTGCTGGACTGGGTGCGTGAACAGTTGCGGGTCGCCGCGGCGCAGACGGTGTGA
- a CDS encoding urease accessory protein UreF: MNSLTTLLTLADSRLPTGGHVHSGGVEEAVTSGLLTDLSTLRAYLVRRIRSHGLVAASVAVAVHEGTLTPGVADAEIDARTPSPASRDASRAQGRGLVRLARRVWPDGPWDTLGTRPHLAVAAGAVGAASGLDPLQTALSVVYTTMTGSATAAQRLLALDPGDVAAVTFELAALCDTVAEEATAGLADLSDPLLDVMAERHAQRDRPLFVS, translated from the coding sequence ATGAACAGCCTGACAACGCTTCTCACCCTGGCCGACTCCCGGTTGCCGACCGGGGGACACGTGCACTCCGGCGGCGTGGAGGAAGCGGTGACCAGCGGGCTGCTCACGGATCTGTCGACGCTGCGCGCCTACCTGGTGCGGCGCATCCGCAGTCACGGGCTCGTCGCGGCGTCGGTCGCGGTCGCCGTGCACGAGGGCACGCTCACCCCAGGTGTCGCCGACGCCGAGATCGACGCACGCACACCGTCACCCGCGAGCCGCGACGCGTCGCGTGCGCAGGGCCGCGGACTGGTGCGATTGGCCCGGCGGGTATGGCCCGACGGTCCGTGGGACACACTTGGCACGCGCCCGCACCTGGCGGTCGCGGCGGGTGCGGTGGGCGCCGCGAGCGGCCTGGATCCGCTGCAGACCGCGCTTTCGGTCGTCTACACCACGATGACCGGGTCGGCCACCGCCGCGCAGCGGTTGCTGGCGCTCGACCCCGGTGATGTGGCCGCGGTGACCTTCGAGTTGGCGGCGCTGTGCGACACCGTCGCCGAGGAGGCCACCGCAGGCCTGGCCGATCTGTCGGATCCCTTACTCGACGTGATGGCAGAACGCCACGCCCAACGCGACCGTCCGCTGTTCGTCTCCTGA
- a CDS encoding urease subunit alpha yields MTALSRSNYAALFGPTTGDRIRLADTDLLIEITEDRSGGPELAGDEAVFGGGKVLRESMGQGRATRADGAPDTVITGAVILDHWGIIKADIGIRDGRIVAIGKAGNPDIMSGVHPDLVVGPSTEIIAGNGRILTAGAIDCHVHLICPQIMDEALGGGITTIIGGGTGPAEGTKATTVTPGAWHLARMLESLDSWPMNIVLLGKGNTVSADSMWEQLRGGAAGFKLHEDWGTTPAAIDACLTVCDVAGVQAAIHTDTLNEMGFVEDTLAAIGGRSIHAYHTEGAGGGHAPDIITVAGHPNVLPSSTNPTRPHTVNTLDEHLDMLMVCHHLKPSVPEDLAFAESRIRPSTIAAEDLLHDIGAISMIGSDAQAMGRIGEVVMRTWQTAHVMKRRRGALEGDGSGKHGADNLRARRYVAKYTICPAVAHGLDHEIGSVEVGKLADLVLWEPAFFGVRPHAVIKGGMIAWAAMGDANASIPTPQPVLPRPMFGAAPAAAAATSVHFVAPQAIEDGLAERIDVRRKLVAVKDVRKVGKAQMPLNDALPRIEVEPDTFTVRIDGEVWDEQPAAELPMAQRYFLF; encoded by the coding sequence ATGACCGCACTGTCACGGAGCAACTACGCCGCGCTGTTCGGTCCCACCACCGGGGACCGCATCCGGCTGGCCGACACCGACCTGCTGATCGAGATCACCGAGGACCGCAGCGGCGGACCGGAGCTCGCCGGTGACGAGGCCGTGTTCGGCGGCGGCAAGGTGTTGCGCGAGTCCATGGGGCAGGGCCGGGCCACCCGCGCCGACGGCGCCCCCGACACCGTCATCACCGGAGCGGTGATCCTCGACCACTGGGGGATCATCAAGGCCGACATCGGGATCCGCGACGGCCGGATCGTTGCGATCGGCAAGGCGGGCAACCCCGACATCATGTCGGGCGTGCACCCCGATCTGGTGGTCGGCCCGTCCACCGAGATCATCGCGGGCAACGGTCGCATCCTCACCGCGGGTGCCATCGACTGCCACGTGCACCTGATCTGCCCGCAGATCATGGACGAGGCGCTCGGCGGCGGCATCACCACGATCATCGGCGGCGGCACCGGCCCGGCCGAGGGCACCAAGGCCACCACGGTCACGCCGGGCGCATGGCATCTGGCGCGCATGCTCGAGTCCCTGGACTCCTGGCCCATGAACATCGTGCTGCTGGGCAAGGGCAACACCGTCAGCGCCGACTCGATGTGGGAGCAGTTGCGCGGCGGCGCAGCGGGTTTCAAGCTCCACGAGGATTGGGGCACCACCCCGGCGGCCATCGATGCGTGCCTTACGGTGTGCGACGTCGCAGGCGTGCAGGCGGCCATCCACACCGACACGCTCAACGAGATGGGCTTTGTCGAGGACACCCTGGCCGCCATCGGCGGCCGCTCGATCCACGCCTACCACACCGAGGGTGCCGGCGGCGGGCACGCGCCGGACATCATCACGGTGGCGGGCCATCCCAACGTGCTGCCAAGCTCCACCAACCCGACCCGGCCGCACACCGTCAACACCCTCGACGAGCACCTGGACATGCTGATGGTCTGCCATCACCTGAAACCCAGTGTGCCAGAGGATCTCGCGTTCGCCGAGAGCCGCATCAGGCCGTCGACCATCGCGGCCGAGGACCTGCTGCACGACATCGGGGCCATCTCGATGATCGGCAGTGACGCGCAGGCCATGGGCCGCATCGGCGAGGTCGTGATGCGCACCTGGCAGACCGCGCACGTCATGAAGCGCCGCCGCGGCGCGCTGGAAGGCGACGGCTCCGGGAAGCACGGCGCCGACAACCTGCGCGCGCGCCGCTACGTCGCCAAGTACACGATCTGTCCCGCGGTCGCGCACGGCCTCGACCACGAGATCGGCTCGGTCGAGGTCGGCAAGCTCGCGGATCTGGTGCTGTGGGAGCCCGCGTTCTTCGGGGTGCGCCCGCATGCGGTGATCAAGGGCGGCATGATCGCGTGGGCCGCGATGGGCGACGCCAACGCGTCGATCCCGACACCGCAGCCCGTGCTGCCGCGGCCCATGTTCGGAGCCGCACCGGCCGCAGCGGCCGCGACCTCGGTGCACTTCGTGGCGCCGCAGGCCATCGAGGACGGCCTGGCCGAACGCATCGACGTCAGGCGGAAACTCGTCGCGGTCAAGGACGTCCGCAAGGTCGGCAAGGCGCAGATGCCGCTCAACGACGCGCTGCCACGCATCGAGGTCGAACCCGACACGTTCACGGTGCGCATCGACGGCGAGGTGTGGGACGAACAACCCGCCGCCGAGCTACCCATGGCACAGCGATACTTCCTGTTCTAG
- a CDS encoding urease subunit beta, giving the protein MVPGEILHGEGDIEINAGAPRLTLDVVNAGDRPVQVGSHVHLPQANSALEFDRTAAHGHRLDIPAGTAVRFEPGVAQRVTLVPLRGTREVYGLSINPPGRLDG; this is encoded by the coding sequence GTGGTGCCCGGCGAGATCCTCCACGGCGAAGGCGACATCGAGATCAATGCGGGCGCACCGCGTCTGACGCTCGACGTGGTCAACGCCGGCGACCGGCCCGTGCAGGTCGGTAGCCACGTGCATCTCCCGCAGGCCAACTCGGCGCTGGAGTTCGACCGCACGGCCGCGCACGGCCACCGTCTCGACATCCCCGCAGGCACCGCGGTGCGGTTCGAACCCGGTGTGGCACAGCGCGTCACGCTGGTGCCGCTGCGCGGCACCCGTGAGGTGTACGGCCTGAGCATCAATCCACCAGGGAGGCTGGACGGCTGA
- a CDS encoding urease subunit gamma, with protein sequence MRLTPHEQDRLLISYAAELARRRRARGLRLNHPEAVAVITDHLLEGARDGRTVAELMVSGRSVLTRDDVMDGVPEMLHDVQVEATFPDGTKLVTVHQPIA encoded by the coding sequence ATGCGCTTGACCCCGCATGAACAGGATCGTTTGCTGATCTCGTATGCCGCCGAACTGGCCCGCCGCAGACGGGCGAGAGGGCTGCGGCTCAACCATCCCGAGGCCGTCGCGGTGATCACCGATCACCTGCTCGAGGGCGCACGGGACGGCCGCACCGTCGCCGAGTTGATGGTCAGCGGGCGCAGTGTGCTCACCCGCGACGACGTCATGGACGGCGTGCCGGAGATGCTGCACGACGTCCAGGTCGAGGCGACGTTCCCCGACGGCACCAAACTCGTCACCGTCCACCAGCCGATCGCCTGA
- a CDS encoding PaaI family thioesterase, which yields MTTDVNAGIGKGFDSEIGLNYTELGPDGGRAELKITEKLLQPWGIVHGGVYCSIVESLASVSGHIWLSENGGGTVVGVNNNTDFLRAIGSGTVTAVSTPIHRGRRQQLWLITLTDEDGRTVARGQVRLQNMPAES from the coding sequence GTGACGACAGATGTGAACGCCGGGATCGGCAAGGGCTTCGACTCCGAGATCGGCCTGAACTACACCGAGCTGGGACCCGACGGCGGCCGTGCCGAACTGAAGATCACCGAAAAGCTCCTGCAGCCGTGGGGCATCGTGCACGGCGGCGTCTACTGCTCGATCGTGGAGAGCCTCGCGAGTGTGTCGGGCCATATCTGGCTGTCCGAGAACGGCGGCGGCACTGTCGTCGGCGTCAACAACAACACCGACTTCCTCCGCGCGATCGGCTCGGGGACGGTCACCGCGGTGTCGACGCCGATCCACCGGGGCCGCCGCCAGCAGCTCTGGCTCATCACCCTCACCGACGAGGACGGCCGCACGGTGGCGCGCGGACAGGTGCGCTTGCAGAACATGCCGGCCGAGTCCTGA
- a CDS encoding iron reductase has product MTVLIEDPLIAGMAIKRTLPLHESSRRLRELYPECPRVYGVAVMGDLSRRRWWPLAEALTANRLQMMFDAGIAETGNRPAVAQQLATTLAHVVIGRVIPLLVLEGRAWDTGLENLWVHVDSEGAIDWVGVVDPTVRALPSDPCFTHRGSGRIADSASGGIVALPNEAALTTWVAHRSHRALAPLFDRLAEISAGAVSTTAMWHLVGAAVVGVATQVPLLAGSSEAESMRRGQAVLDALVGFGLPVRGESRAGKVLLN; this is encoded by the coding sequence ATGACGGTCCTGATCGAAGACCCGCTGATCGCGGGTATGGCCATCAAGCGGACCCTGCCGCTGCACGAATCCAGTCGGCGTCTGCGTGAGCTGTACCCCGAATGTCCGCGGGTCTACGGAGTGGCCGTCATGGGGGATCTGTCACGGCGGCGGTGGTGGCCGCTGGCCGAGGCGCTGACCGCGAACCGGTTGCAGATGATGTTCGACGCCGGGATCGCCGAGACCGGCAACCGGCCCGCGGTGGCGCAGCAACTGGCCACCACGCTTGCTCACGTGGTGATCGGCCGGGTGATTCCGCTGTTGGTCCTCGAGGGCCGCGCGTGGGACACCGGTCTGGAGAACCTCTGGGTGCACGTCGACTCCGAAGGCGCCATCGACTGGGTGGGCGTGGTCGATCCGACCGTGCGGGCGCTGCCGTCTGATCCCTGTTTCACCCACAGAGGGTCCGGTCGCATCGCCGACTCGGCCTCCGGCGGCATCGTCGCCCTGCCCAACGAGGCCGCGCTCACGACGTGGGTCGCGCACCGCAGCCACCGGGCCCTCGCGCCGCTGTTCGATCGTCTCGCCGAGATCAGCGCGGGCGCGGTCTCGACCACCGCGATGTGGCACCTGGTCGGCGCGGCCGTGGTCGGCGTGGCCACCCAGGTGCCGCTGCTGGCCGGTTCGAGCGAGGCCGAGAGCATGCGCCGCGGTCAGGCGGTGCTCGATGCGCTGGTCGGGTTCGGTCTTCCGGTCCGCGGGGAGAGCCGTGCCGGCAAGGTCTTGCTAAATTAG
- a CDS encoding BlaI/MecI/CopY family transcriptional regulator — translation MAKLTRLGELEREVMDHLWSAPEPQTVRQVHEALAARRDLAYTTIMTVLQRLAKKNLVVQHRDDRAHRYAPTHGRDELVAGLMVDALDQAADSGSRQAALVHFVERVGVDEAAALRRALEELESKQRVLPPTGNSGTG, via the coding sequence ATGGCCAAATTGACGCGTCTTGGGGAGCTGGAGCGCGAGGTGATGGACCATCTCTGGTCAGCTCCCGAACCACAGACAGTGCGCCAAGTGCACGAGGCGCTGGCCGCCCGTCGCGACTTGGCCTATACGACGATCATGACGGTGCTGCAGCGCCTGGCGAAGAAGAACCTCGTCGTGCAGCACCGTGACGACCGCGCGCATCGGTACGCGCCCACCCACGGGCGCGACGAACTGGTCGCCGGGCTCATGGTCGACGCCCTCGACCAGGCCGCCGACTCCGGCAGCCGCCAGGCCGCGCTGGTCCATTTCGTGGAACGTGTCGGTGTCGACGAGGCCGCGGCGTTGCGCCGCGCCCTCGAGGAACTCGAGAGCAAGCAGCGGGTTCTGCCGCCGACTGGTAATTCAGGTACCGGCTGA
- a CDS encoding M56 family metallopeptidase — protein sequence MSALAFTLVALALVGPVPAMLARASWPLRAPRAAIVLWQSIALAAVLSAFSAGIAIASRLFVPGADGRPTATITSEIDVLGWPLWLLYVVVFSLTLFIGARLCVAIVQVGVATRRRRAHHRMMVDLLSKSRDAVPAHLRTPASGLRILDVAQPLAYCLPGVRSRVVVSEGTLDTLSPDEVDAILTHERAHLRARHDLVLEMFTAVHAAFPRFVRSASALDAVRLLIELLADDAAVRIAGPTPLARALVTCAAGRTPSGALAAGGPTTVIRVRRLGGKPNSLTLSVIAYLAAVAILVVPTVAVAVPWLTELHRLFSGLT from the coding sequence GTGTCCGCGCTGGCCTTCACTCTCGTAGCGCTGGCGCTGGTTGGACCAGTGCCTGCGATGCTGGCGCGGGCCTCGTGGCCGTTGCGGGCGCCACGCGCAGCAATCGTGTTGTGGCAGTCGATCGCCTTGGCTGCAGTGCTTTCGGCGTTCTCCGCAGGCATTGCCATCGCCAGCCGGCTGTTCGTCCCGGGCGCCGACGGCCGCCCCACCGCGACCATCACGAGTGAGATCGACGTCCTCGGCTGGCCACTGTGGCTGCTCTATGTCGTGGTGTTCAGCCTGACGTTGTTCATCGGCGCCCGGCTGTGCGTCGCGATCGTCCAGGTCGGCGTCGCCACGCGCCGCCGCCGCGCGCACCACCGCATGATGGTGGATCTGCTCAGCAAGTCGCGTGACGCGGTTCCCGCGCATTTGCGCACCCCCGCCAGCGGGCTGCGCATCCTCGACGTCGCCCAGCCGCTGGCCTACTGCCTGCCCGGTGTACGCAGCCGGGTGGTGGTCAGCGAGGGCACTCTCGACACCCTCTCGCCCGACGAGGTCGACGCGATCCTCACCCACGAGCGGGCACATCTGCGGGCCCGGCACGATCTGGTGCTGGAGATGTTCACGGCCGTGCACGCCGCGTTCCCCCGGTTCGTCCGCAGCGCGAGCGCACTCGATGCCGTGCGGTTGCTCATCGAACTTCTCGCCGACGACGCCGCCGTGCGGATCGCCGGCCCCACCCCCCTGGCCCGTGCGCTGGTCACGTGCGCCGCGGGACGTACCCCGTCGGGCGCGCTCGCCGCGGGCGGGCCCACCACGGTGATCCGGGTGCGCCGGCTCGGCGGGAAGCCGAACAGCCTCACGCTGTCGGTCATCGCCTATCTCGCGGCCGTGGCCATCCTGGTCGTCCCCACCGTCGCCGTGGCCGTTCCCTGGCTCACCGAATTGCACCGCCTGTTCTCGGGTCTGACATAA